The Antricoccus suffuscus genome has a segment encoding these proteins:
- a CDS encoding phosphotransferase family protein: protein MAENIRQLLADFLSAQRVGAGLRILDLQRIGVGRSRQNWIFDLVVSRAGEEYREPLILRRDPEGGLVETDRTIEFKVLRALEASDVPTPKARWLDAHGAWLGKPSLIMCREPGECDYLVLNGERPAVVRVQLAHEFCDLLAQVHNIDWECLRLNEFLDDPGPDAARRELSNWVAVLRHDQLESHPELDLAIDWFERHAPRSIRTVLVHADFKPGNILLQGDKIVALLDWELAHLGDPLEDIGWVTQPLRAREHLIPGSWELNDLLGRYSNSTGLDVDPIALRWWTAFSSFKTAVMQVSGLRSFLDGRSDEPFRPTRRVLSTLLTATTDTED, encoded by the coding sequence ATGGCTGAGAATATCCGCCAATTGCTCGCAGACTTCTTGTCCGCTCAACGGGTCGGGGCAGGGCTGCGGATCCTCGACTTGCAGAGGATCGGCGTTGGCAGGTCGAGGCAGAACTGGATTTTCGACCTCGTCGTATCTCGGGCAGGCGAGGAATACCGAGAGCCACTGATATTGCGTCGTGATCCCGAGGGCGGCCTCGTCGAGACAGACCGGACGATCGAATTTAAGGTGCTCCGTGCATTGGAGGCCAGCGACGTTCCGACACCAAAGGCCCGCTGGCTCGACGCACATGGCGCGTGGCTGGGAAAGCCTTCGTTGATCATGTGTCGAGAGCCCGGTGAATGTGACTACCTCGTGCTCAACGGTGAGCGACCTGCCGTGGTACGGGTTCAACTCGCCCACGAATTCTGCGACCTGCTTGCTCAGGTTCACAACATCGACTGGGAATGCCTGCGACTCAACGAATTCCTCGACGACCCGGGCCCGGACGCGGCGCGGCGCGAGTTGAGCAACTGGGTCGCGGTCCTGCGACACGACCAGCTCGAGTCCCATCCGGAGTTGGATCTCGCGATCGATTGGTTCGAGAGACATGCGCCGAGATCGATCCGCACGGTGCTGGTGCACGCAGACTTTAAACCCGGAAACATCCTGCTACAGGGCGACAAGATTGTGGCGCTACTCGACTGGGAACTCGCACACCTCGGCGATCCGCTCGAGGACATCGGCTGGGTGACTCAGCCACTGCGAGCACGAGAGCACCTCATTCCTGGCAGCTGGGAGCTCAACGACCTGTTGGGCAGATATTCCAACTCCACCGGGCTTGACGTGGACCCCATCGCCCTGCGTTGGTGGACTGCCTTCTCGAGCTTTAAGACCGCTGTGATGCAAGTGAGCGGCCTTCGGTCCTTCCTCGACGGCCGAAGCGACGAACCATTCAGGCCAACCCGCCGGGTGCTGAGCACTCTGCTCACCGCCACTACCGACACCGAGGATTAA